GATCTCCTCGCATTTTGCGTTTGAGATAAAAGCCGACGTTAGGCATGGCCTCGCCGGGGATGGTGAGGATCTGGGCGTTGCCGAGGTTCACCAGGTTGATCCGGGTCGTGATGGTGCGGTCTGCTTCGTTACGGGGGTAGTTCAGGGGGGAGTAGAGAACAACGTTCCAGAGGTCGTCAGACTCGACCGGGAAGGTGACGTCCTCGGCGAGGCATTCGAGGACGGGGTCGGCTTGCTCGGGGGCGTCGGCGAGGATGCGGAGGGCCTCATCGGCCATCAGGTGACCGATCCGAATGCACTCGTCCCAGGTCTGGATGTCGGGCCATCGGCCGGAGAGGGGGTCGCCCTTGGCGTCCATGTCGCGGTTGTCGGCCGTGACCATCCCCCCCTGGGCGCTATTCATGAACAGGGCAAGGCCGCCGACGGTCGCCTCGACCCGGTCGCAGAAGGGGCCGATCAGGTCGGGGCTGAGGATGCCCAGGCCATTGCCGAGGACCTCGGGGTGGACGGCGTAATTGACCAGCGTGGCGATGGCGGCGCCGTCGGGATCAACGGCCTGGAGAACGCTCATGCGACGATCGTACAGGGCCGGGGCGTAGGAATTGAAGGCGATCCGCTCGGCCGCCTCGCCGGTGGCGACCCGGAGGCGGGCGGGCCGAAGCTGATCGATGGCGGCGTTGACGGCCTCGGCGGCCTGGTTGCAGACGAAGTCGAGGTAATCAAGGTTGGCGGTGTGCCCCCCTTGGCCGTCGGGGAAGGCGTAGCAATCGGGGGCGCTATGGGTGTGGGTCACACCGATCAGGAGGTTCTCGGGCGGGATGCGATCGACCTTTGCCCGGACCCGGTCGCAGAGGACCGAGGGGAAGCCGAGCAGGTCGAGGGAGACGATCGCCACCAACTCCTCTCCCTTGCGGAAGACGAGGGCTCGGGCGGTGAGCTCGCCGCGTTGCTCGGTGGCCGGCTCGGGAAGGCCCATGCCTCCGGAGACGGGGAGCAAGGGATCGGGGGTGATGACCCGCATGGCGGCCCCGGCCTGAAGCTCGGGCTCGGCGGCGCGGGCTTCGGGCTCGGTGGCCACGAGCAAGGCCAGCGCGAGGCCGGCCAGGGGGATCGATCGGCTGAGCAGGAGCGGGGTGAACCTCGGGAGAAGCGTCGTCATGGTCGGGAGATCTCCGGGAAGACGAGCGAGGTGATGGGCCGAGTGGGCCGCGAGAACAGGACCCGAGAACCGAGAGACGCGGCTGGGTCGCGATGGTAACGCCTGGCGATCATGCAGCCAATGACCCACCCGGCCGAGGTGTTCGGGAGCGGGGGCAACGGGGCCGTGCCAGAGGGGGGGGCTTGTCGAGCGGGGGCCGAGCCTTTCACAATGAGGGGCATGAGCACGAGCGAGACGACCTCTGCGAGCGGTGATTCGTGGGCGAGCCCGGACGAGCGGCCGATGGCGGGCGTGGCGGGCCTGGAGCGAGAGCCTCGGGGCCTGGTCCTGGTGGCCGACGGCATCGGCGGCCTGGACCTGTGCGCGGGAAGCCTGGAACGGTTGGTCCCCCGGTGCCGGCTGCCGCTGGAGGTCCGTACGGTCCGGTGGGGGCATGGGGTCGGGCGGTGGCTGGCGGACCTGACCCGATCGGCCAACGTGGCGCATCATGCCAGGGGGATGGCCGAGCAGGTCCGGGAGTTCCTCGGCCGGCATCCCGACGGCCCGGTCTTCCTGGTGGGGAAGTCGGGGGGGGCCGGGGTGGTCCTGCAGGCGCTTGAGGGGCTGCCGGAGGGGAGCGTCGAGCGGGTGGTCCTGCTGGCTCCGGCCG
Above is a genomic segment from Tautonia marina containing:
- a CDS encoding serine aminopeptidase domain-containing protein, producing MSTSETTSASGDSWASPDERPMAGVAGLEREPRGLVLVADGIGGLDLCAGSLERLVPRCRLPLEVRTVRWGHGVGRWLADLTRSANVAHHARGMAEQVREFLGRHPDGPVFLVGKSGGAGVVLQALEGLPEGSVERVVLLAPAVSPGYDLTRALRSVRRELVVFISPLDFALLGAGTWAFGTIDRVRGVGAGLVGFRRPGAEESAGRINLYERVHHIRWRPAMARVGYLGGHLAVDMPPFLKRYVVPMLTAGPVDLEGIVAGRGVSEG